The following proteins come from a genomic window of Falco cherrug isolate bFalChe1 chromosome Z, bFalChe1.pri, whole genome shotgun sequence:
- the LOC106631013 gene encoding avidin-like yields MRRRALRTLALPVGAALAAAAAGQQLLCQAAEIPKEGKVDVNEEKATNTSWWLDRKQKHPAKNGKCNLTGWWENDLGSKMHVSTVDNQGNFSGEYYTAVSNTQKPIKPSPLVGSQHLDEDGQCTFGFTVNWKKFSDSTAVFVGQCFAVDGREELLQTSWLLREKVDSLPSNWKATRTGYNTFTRVG; encoded by the exons ATGCGCCGCCGCGCTCTCCGTACCCTCGCCCTGCCCGTCGGGGCGGCCCTGGccgcggccgcggcggggcagcAG cttctctgccaggcagctgagATCCCCAAGGAGGGAAAGGTTGATGTGAATGAGGAAAAGGCAACAAACACCAGCTGGTGGCTGGACCGTAAGCAGAAACACCCTGCAAAGAATGGCAAG TGCAACCTGACCGGCTGGTGGGAGAATGACCTAGGCTCCAAGATGCATGTGTCCACAGTTGACAACCAGGGCAACTTCTCCGGCGAGTACTACACCGCTGTGTCGAACACCCAGAAACCCATCAAGCCGTCCCCCCTTGTTGGATCCCAGCACTTGGACGAGGACGGGCAGTGCACCTTTGGCTTCACTGTCAACTGGAAGAAGTTTTCTG ACTCCACAGCTGTCTTTGTGGGCCAGTGCTTTGCTGTAGATGGTAGAGAAGAGCTCCTGCAGACCTCCTGGCTGCTGCGGGAGAAGGTCGACTCCCTGCCCAGCAACTGGAAAGCCACCAG GACTGGATACAACACCTTCACTCGCGTGGgctga